The Allocatelliglobosispora scoriae genome contains a region encoding:
- a CDS encoding non-ribosomal peptide synthetase has product MDGIVSTVLRATPASFGQERIWLASLLDPGSTDFTILAPPFRAPAGVTPATLQAALAAIVARHEALRTSLRLDGDTLVQVVHAVAPLPPLRETDLRGLDADEVTARASVLVDELLAEPLPLHDAPLWRSWLLRIADDRWTLFFAAHHAIFDATSINNIYLELVELCAADVERRPAVLPELRLQYADATLAQRADTALIAAQLDYWREALAGLPLVHGVPTDRPRPADDSYATEIALVPIAAGINDEVNAVARQWKTSPFVVLLTAYVALLARLSGQSDVVVGIPVAGRGDPDLEPLIGMFVNTLVARVDASGDPTLEELADRVRDTMVDAWRHQDAPFQHVVEALAPPRDTGVPPLYQLSFNYLPQTGTGDTPNGGAHEDLSLTMSLDQLRINYNVALFDEASVLAFGGRYLRVVAAMVDEELRLSELPLLGAVERRQVTEEFNDTEADFPAEETLASLVEAQAARTPDAPAVVLDGRTLSYAELNASANRVAHRLRALGAAPGTLIGVYAHRSPELVAGLLGVVKAGAAYVPLDPDYPSERLAFMVEDSGATILLTAGAADAPPSPVVLRLDDPAQWADQPTTDPEGERAGPADPAYMIYTSGSTGRPKGVPNTHRAIVNRLDWMQKRYQIDAADTVLQKTPASFDVSVWEFFWPLITGARLVLMPPGEHRDPAAVRDLIVAEGVTTLHFVPSMLAAFLGAGRIGSCTSLRRVICSGEELPADLARRLLDRLPWTELHNLYGPTEAAVDVSAWQCRPGDPGPVPIGAPIQNIRLFVLDEQLEPVPIGTAGQLYIGGVGIAEGYHRRPELTAERFLQTRFGRLYATGDLAKWRADGNLVYLGRLDHQVKLRGQRIELGEIETVLRAQPEVTDAVVLLREDVPGDQRIVAYVVGRADAEALGKTLPAYMVPSVFVPVDRLPVTANGKLDRAALPVPEAGGPTREHVEPRTETERQVALAWSEVLGVDRIGAHDDFFGLGGHSLLATRALARLAALTGVEVPLRAMFSASSVAGFARVLDERADTPAQAPITRRDQAEAPLTAAQERLWFLHRYDPADIGFNVPIVRRLRGPLDVAALDGALADVVARHDAIRTEFPDRDGTPAQVVRPDARVVIDRADAADEQAGRALATELASRPFDLTAAPLLRVTLIRLGDDDHLLCAVTHHIVSDGVSMNVFLDELATGYSARVIGTTPSLPDLPVQYADFAAWQRDNGVGEQGAAYWRNQLADAPVLDLPTDHPRPPVRSGRGAMVTHRVPGEVADRFTRIAAESGCTPFMGLLAAYQVLLGRHAGQDDVCVGSPVAGRDRVELEPLIGYFLNTVVLRGDLSGDPTLRELLARTREVALRAFSYQDIPFERLMAELRVDRDTSRTPLFQAMFTLQNQGAEQAPFHGLDVRMLTDLLPQARCDLTLEAWREPSALHTQFVYAAELFDAETVAGFARRFARLLDEWSAAPDLPLSAVSLGDEPDRAWTTGPVGGTPHGTVLDEFVAQVAETPQAVALHTAGESITYAELDARADRLAGALLVAGAGAESLVGVCLDRSAELVVTLLAIWKAGAAYLPLDPAYPADRIAYLLSDGGARLVVSDRELPGVTVLAPDAVGPAPHGEPPSLDDLAYVIYTSGSTGQPKGVEVAHRAVASRVAWMREGYAITPADRVLLFASVSFDTHVEEVFPALTAGAGLVLPPTASAHLTDFLTTPAAAALTVLDLPTPYWHELVADPHVTWPASLRLVILGADQVRAQAVAAWRERFGDRVRLINSYGPTEATIIATTHELGAADALRQPPIGRPIADTVTLVLDAALREVPVGSPGELCIGGAGLARGYLRRPELTSARFVDHPAGRLYRTGDRVRWRPDGTLEFLGRLDDQVKLRGYRIEPGEVEAVLLDHPHVALAAVVVRKDSSDLRLVGYFVGAATVEQVREHLARRLPAHMVPDALMPLDALPLTPNGKLDRRALPAPAVAADRPFQAPAGASQELVAAVWAEVLGVDRIGAHDDFFGLGGHSLLATRVIARLSANVELAVPIHTIFDHPTVAGLADAVEQLLLAELGELSDEEAAMLLAADDNRR; this is encoded by the coding sequence ATGGACGGAATCGTTTCGACAGTTCTGCGGGCGACCCCCGCGTCGTTCGGTCAGGAGCGGATCTGGCTGGCGAGTCTGCTTGACCCGGGTTCGACCGACTTCACCATCCTGGCGCCGCCGTTCCGCGCGCCCGCCGGGGTGACTCCGGCGACGCTGCAGGCGGCGTTGGCGGCGATCGTCGCGCGGCACGAGGCGCTGCGCACCAGTCTGCGCCTCGACGGCGACACGCTGGTCCAGGTCGTGCACGCGGTCGCTCCGCTGCCTCCGCTGCGCGAGACCGACCTTCGGGGTCTCGACGCCGACGAGGTCACCGCGCGCGCCTCGGTCCTGGTGGACGAGCTCCTCGCCGAGCCGCTGCCGCTGCACGACGCTCCACTGTGGCGGTCCTGGCTGCTCCGGATCGCCGACGACCGGTGGACGCTGTTCTTCGCCGCGCACCACGCGATCTTCGACGCCACCTCGATCAACAACATCTACCTCGAGCTCGTCGAACTCTGCGCCGCCGACGTCGAGCGGCGCCCGGCGGTCCTGCCGGAGCTGCGTCTGCAGTACGCCGACGCCACCCTGGCCCAGCGCGCCGACACCGCGCTCATCGCCGCACAGCTCGACTACTGGCGCGAAGCGCTCGCCGGGCTCCCGCTCGTGCACGGAGTGCCGACCGACCGCCCCCGGCCCGCCGACGACTCCTACGCCACCGAGATCGCCCTGGTGCCGATCGCGGCGGGGATCAACGACGAGGTCAACGCGGTGGCGCGGCAGTGGAAGACCTCCCCGTTCGTCGTCCTGCTCACCGCCTATGTCGCGCTGCTGGCCCGGCTGAGCGGCCAGTCCGATGTGGTGGTCGGCATCCCGGTGGCGGGCCGCGGCGACCCCGACCTCGAACCGCTGATCGGCATGTTCGTCAACACCCTCGTCGCCCGGGTGGACGCGAGCGGCGACCCGACGCTGGAGGAGCTCGCCGACCGGGTCCGCGACACGATGGTCGATGCCTGGCGCCATCAGGACGCGCCGTTCCAGCACGTCGTCGAGGCGCTCGCGCCGCCCCGCGACACCGGGGTGCCGCCGCTCTACCAGCTCAGCTTCAACTACCTGCCGCAGACCGGCACCGGCGACACCCCCAACGGCGGTGCGCACGAGGACCTCTCGCTCACGATGAGCCTCGACCAGCTCCGGATCAACTACAACGTCGCGCTCTTCGACGAGGCGAGCGTGCTCGCGTTCGGCGGACGCTATCTGCGCGTCGTCGCCGCGATGGTCGACGAGGAGCTCCGCCTCTCCGAGCTGCCGCTGCTGGGCGCGGTCGAGCGGCGCCAGGTCACCGAGGAGTTCAACGACACCGAGGCCGACTTCCCGGCCGAGGAGACCCTGGCGTCGCTGGTCGAGGCCCAGGCCGCCCGGACGCCGGACGCCCCGGCCGTGGTGCTGGACGGCCGCACGCTCAGCTACGCCGAGCTCAACGCGAGCGCCAACCGGGTCGCCCACCGCCTCCGCGCGCTCGGCGCCGCTCCCGGCACTCTCATCGGGGTGTACGCCCACCGCTCGCCCGAACTCGTCGCGGGCCTGCTCGGCGTGGTGAAGGCCGGTGCCGCCTACGTGCCGCTGGACCCGGACTACCCGTCGGAGCGGCTGGCCTTCATGGTCGAGGACTCGGGCGCGACGATCCTGCTCACCGCCGGGGCCGCCGACGCACCGCCGAGCCCGGTCGTGCTGCGGCTCGACGACCCGGCACAGTGGGCGGACCAGCCGACGACCGACCCCGAGGGCGAGCGGGCCGGACCGGCCGACCCCGCCTACATGATCTACACCTCCGGCTCCACCGGGCGCCCGAAGGGCGTGCCCAACACGCACCGGGCCATCGTCAACCGGCTCGACTGGATGCAGAAGCGCTACCAGATCGACGCCGCCGACACCGTGCTGCAGAAGACCCCGGCCAGCTTCGACGTCTCGGTCTGGGAGTTCTTCTGGCCGCTGATCACCGGTGCCCGGCTCGTGCTGATGCCGCCGGGGGAGCACCGGGACCCGGCCGCCGTCCGCGACCTCATCGTCGCCGAGGGTGTGACCACCCTCCACTTCGTCCCGTCGATGCTCGCCGCCTTCCTCGGCGCGGGCCGCATCGGCTCCTGCACCTCGCTGCGGCGGGTGATCTGCTCCGGTGAGGAGCTCCCGGCCGACCTGGCCCGGCGCCTGCTCGACCGGCTGCCCTGGACCGAGCTGCACAACCTCTACGGCCCGACCGAGGCGGCCGTGGATGTCAGCGCCTGGCAGTGCCGCCCCGGCGACCCGGGCCCGGTGCCGATCGGCGCGCCGATCCAGAACATCCGCCTGTTCGTCCTCGACGAGCAGCTCGAACCGGTGCCGATCGGCACGGCGGGCCAGCTCTACATCGGCGGCGTCGGCATCGCCGAGGGCTACCACCGGCGGCCGGAGCTCACCGCCGAGCGCTTCCTGCAGACCCGCTTCGGCCGCCTCTACGCCACCGGCGACCTCGCGAAGTGGCGGGCCGACGGCAACCTCGTCTACCTGGGGCGCCTGGACCACCAGGTGAAACTGCGGGGGCAGCGGATCGAGCTCGGCGAGATCGAGACCGTCCTGCGGGCGCAGCCCGAGGTGACCGACGCCGTCGTGCTGCTGCGCGAGGACGTGCCCGGCGATCAGCGGATCGTGGCCTACGTGGTGGGCCGGGCAGACGCCGAGGCGCTGGGCAAGACGCTCCCGGCGTACATGGTGCCCTCGGTCTTCGTGCCCGTGGACCGGCTGCCGGTGACGGCCAACGGCAAGCTGGACCGCGCGGCGCTGCCCGTGCCGGAGGCCGGCGGCCCGACCCGCGAGCACGTGGAGCCGCGCACCGAGACCGAGCGCCAGGTGGCCCTGGCCTGGTCGGAGGTGCTCGGGGTCGACCGGATCGGCGCGCACGACGACTTCTTCGGCCTCGGCGGGCACTCGCTGCTGGCGACACGGGCGCTGGCCCGGCTGGCGGCGCTGACCGGGGTCGAGGTGCCGCTGCGGGCGATGTTCAGCGCGTCCAGCGTCGCCGGGTTCGCCCGGGTGCTCGATGAGCGGGCCGACACGCCCGCGCAGGCACCGATCACCCGCCGCGACCAGGCCGAAGCGCCGCTCACCGCGGCCCAGGAACGGCTGTGGTTCCTGCACCGCTACGACCCGGCCGACATCGGCTTCAACGTGCCGATCGTCCGCCGGCTGCGCGGCCCGCTCGACGTGGCGGCGCTCGACGGCGCCCTCGCCGACGTGGTGGCCCGGCACGATGCGATCCGGACCGAGTTCCCCGACCGCGACGGCACGCCGGCCCAGGTCGTCCGGCCCGACGCCCGGGTCGTCATCGACCGGGCCGACGCCGCCGACGAGCAGGCGGGCCGCGCGCTCGCCACCGAACTCGCCAGCCGCCCCTTCGACCTCACCGCGGCGCCGCTGCTGCGGGTGACGCTGATCCGGCTCGGCGACGACGACCACCTGCTCTGCGCCGTCACCCACCACATCGTCAGCGACGGCGTCTCGATGAACGTCTTCCTCGACGAGCTCGCCACCGGCTACTCGGCCCGGGTCATCGGCACCACGCCGAGCCTGCCCGACCTGCCCGTCCAGTACGCCGACTTCGCCGCCTGGCAGCGTGACAACGGCGTCGGCGAGCAGGGTGCCGCCTACTGGCGAAACCAGCTCGCCGACGCGCCGGTGCTGGACCTGCCGACCGATCACCCGCGCCCGCCGGTCCGCAGCGGTCGGGGCGCCATGGTCACCCACCGGGTGCCGGGCGAGGTCGCCGACCGGTTCACCCGGATCGCCGCCGAGTCGGGCTGCACCCCCTTCATGGGCCTGCTCGCCGCCTATCAGGTGCTGCTCGGACGGCACGCCGGGCAGGACGACGTCTGTGTCGGCTCGCCCGTCGCGGGCCGGGACCGGGTCGAGCTGGAGCCGCTGATCGGCTACTTCCTCAACACCGTCGTGCTGCGCGGCGACCTGTCCGGCGATCCGACGCTGCGGGAGCTGCTGGCCCGGACCCGTGAGGTGGCGCTGCGCGCCTTCTCCTACCAGGACATCCCCTTCGAGCGGCTCATGGCCGAGCTGCGGGTGGACCGCGACACCAGCCGCACGCCGCTCTTCCAGGCGATGTTCACCCTGCAGAACCAGGGCGCCGAGCAGGCCCCCTTCCACGGGCTCGACGTGCGGATGCTCACCGACCTCCTGCCGCAGGCCCGCTGCGACCTCACCCTGGAGGCCTGGCGGGAGCCGTCGGCGCTGCACACGCAGTTCGTCTACGCGGCCGAGCTCTTCGACGCCGAGACGGTGGCCGGGTTCGCCCGCCGCTTCGCCCGCCTGCTCGACGAGTGGAGCGCCGCACCCGACCTGCCGCTCTCGGCGGTCTCCCTCGGCGACGAGCCCGATCGGGCCTGGACCACCGGACCCGTCGGCGGCACACCGCACGGCACCGTCCTCGACGAGTTCGTCGCCCAGGTCGCCGAGACACCGCAGGCGGTCGCCCTGCACACGGCCGGCGAATCGATCACCTACGCGGAGCTCGACGCCCGGGCCGACCGGCTCGCCGGTGCACTGCTCGTCGCCGGAGCCGGGGCGGAGTCGCTCGTCGGCGTCTGCCTGGACCGGTCGGCGGAGCTCGTCGTCACGCTGCTGGCGATCTGGAAGGCCGGTGCCGCCTACCTGCCGCTGGACCCGGCCTACCCGGCGGACCGGATCGCCTATCTGCTCAGCGACGGTGGTGCTCGGCTCGTCGTCTCCGACCGGGAGCTCCCCGGGGTCACCGTGCTCGCGCCCGACGCCGTCGGCCCGGCGCCGCACGGCGAGCCGCCGAGCCTCGACGACCTCGCCTACGTCATCTACACCTCCGGGTCGACCGGGCAGCCCAAGGGCGTCGAGGTGGCGCACCGGGCCGTCGCGAGCCGGGTCGCCTGGATGCGGGAGGGTTACGCGATCACGCCCGCCGACCGGGTGCTGCTCTTCGCCTCGGTCAGCTTCGACACCCACGTCGAGGAGGTCTTCCCGGCGCTGACGGCCGGGGCCGGGCTGGTGCTGCCGCCCACGGCGAGCGCCCACCTGACCGACTTCCTCACCACCCCGGCCGCCGCGGCGCTGACCGTGCTCGACCTGCCGACGCCCTACTGGCACGAGCTCGTCGCCGATCCGCACGTCACCTGGCCGGCCTCGCTGCGCCTGGTCATCCTCGGTGCCGATCAGGTCCGGGCGCAGGCCGTCGCCGCGTGGCGGGAGCGTTTCGGGGACCGGGTCCGGCTGATCAACTCCTACGGTCCGACCGAGGCGACGATCATCGCGACCACGCACGAGCTCGGCGCCGCCGACGCGCTGCGGCAGCCGCCGATCGGCCGGCCCATCGCCGACACCGTCACGCTCGTGCTCGACGCGGCGCTGCGGGAGGTGCCGGTCGGCTCACCCGGCGAGTTGTGCATCGGCGGCGCGGGCCTGGCGCGCGGCTATCTGCGCCGGCCCGAGCTGACCTCGGCGCGGTTCGTCGACCACCCGGCGGGGCGGCTCTACCGCACCGGCGACCGGGTGCGCTGGCGCCCGGACGGCACGCTGGAGTTCCTCGGGCGCCTCGACGACCAGGTCAAACTCCGCGGCTACCGGATCGAGCCGGGCGAGGTCGAGGCGGTTCTGCTCGACCACCCGCACGTGGCGCTCGCCGCTGTCGTGGTCCGCAAGGACAGCTCTGATCTGCGATTGGTCGGCTATTTCGTGGGCGCGGCCACCGTGGAGCAGGTGCGGGAGCACCTGGCCCGGCGGCTGCCCGCGCACATGGTCCCCGACGCGCTCATGCCGCTCGACGCGTTGCCGCTGACGCCCAACGGCAAGCTCGACCGCCGCGCGCTGCCCGCGCCCGCCGTCGCCGCCGACCGGCCCTTCCAGGCCCCGGCCGGTGCCTCGCAGGAGCTGGTGGCGGCGGTCTGGGCCGAGGTGCTCGGCGTGGACCGGATCGGCGCGCACGACGACTTCTTCGGCCTCGGCGGGCACTCGCTGCTCGCCACCCGGGTCATCGCCCGGCTCTCGGCGAACGTCGAGCTCGCCGTGCCGATCCACACGATCTTCGATCACCCGACCGTCGCTGGTCTCGCGGACGCGGTGGAGCAGCTGCTCCTCGCCGAGCTGGGCGAGCTCTCGGACGAGGAGGCGGCCATGCTGCTCGCCGCCGACGACAACAGGAGGTAA
- the leuS gene encoding leucine--tRNA ligase, with protein sequence MSESVPPFRYTAALANDIEKRWQDYWAVNGTFRAPNPVGPLSDPSHPRSGAPKQFVLDMFPYPSGAGLHVGHPLGFIGTDVFARFQRMAGFNVLHTMGFDAYGLPAEQYAVQTGTHPRTTTEQNIARYKEQLRMLGLGHDDRRSVATIDVEFYRWTQWIFLQIFNSWFDPSVGKARPIAELEAQFESGERATPDGRAWSELTGVERRAVVNEFRLAYISEAPVNWCPGLGTVLANEEVTADGLSDRGNFPVFKRNLKQWMMRITAYSDRLIADLDSLDWPEPIKLMQRNWIGRSTGAHISFATPGEPIRVFTTRPDTIFGATYIVLAPEHELVDALVPAAWPEGTKDIWTAAAETPAGAVSAYRAFAGSKSDVERQVETKEKTGVFTGAYATNPVNGAQIPIFIADYVLAGYGTGAIMAVPGQDERDWAFAEAFDLPIIRTVEPTPDFAGKAFTGDGPAINSGMLDGLGIAEAKAAIIEWLEANGHGQGAVTYRLRDWLFSRQRYWGEPFPIVYSADGAAIALPESMLPLELPEVDDFSPKTFAPDDANSSPETPLSRAREWVEVTLDLGDGPKPYTRETNTMPQWAGSCWYQLRYTDPTNTEAFVDPANEAYWVGPRPGQEAGGVDLYVGGAEHAVLHLLYARFWHKVLFDLGHVSGIEPYYRLFNQGMIQAYAFTDDRKVYVPAAEVVEEPLGVFTYNGEKVNREYGKIGKSLKNAVTPDEMCEQYGADTFRVYEMSMGPLEVSRPWDTRAVVGAQRFLQRAWRVVVDEETGASRVVDEPADEATRRLLHKTIAGVREDLAELRFNTAIAKLIELTNGLTRLSSTPREVAEALTLMVAPFAPHIAEELWGVLGHQGTLAYVDFPVADPALLVESTVTYPVQINGKVRGRIEVAADTAEESVRAAALDAVATYLPVGSDPRKVIVVPGRMVSIVI encoded by the coding sequence ATGAGCGAGAGCGTTCCTCCGTTCCGGTACACCGCCGCGCTGGCGAATGACATCGAGAAGCGCTGGCAGGACTACTGGGCAGTTAACGGCACATTCCGGGCGCCTAATCCGGTGGGACCGCTCAGCGACCCCTCGCACCCGCGCAGCGGTGCGCCCAAGCAGTTCGTGCTGGACATGTTCCCCTACCCCTCGGGCGCGGGGCTGCACGTCGGGCACCCGCTGGGCTTCATCGGCACCGACGTCTTCGCCCGCTTCCAGCGGATGGCCGGCTTCAACGTGCTGCACACGATGGGCTTCGACGCCTACGGCCTGCCCGCCGAGCAGTACGCCGTGCAGACCGGCACCCACCCGCGCACGACCACCGAGCAGAACATCGCCCGGTATAAGGAACAGCTGCGGATGCTGGGTCTGGGTCATGACGACCGCCGTAGTGTGGCAACGATAGATGTCGAATTCTACCGCTGGACCCAGTGGATCTTCCTGCAGATCTTCAACTCGTGGTTCGACCCGTCGGTCGGCAAGGCCAGGCCCATCGCCGAGCTGGAGGCGCAGTTCGAGTCGGGGGAGCGGGCGACGCCGGACGGCCGGGCGTGGTCGGAGCTGACCGGGGTCGAGCGCCGGGCGGTCGTCAACGAGTTCCGGCTGGCCTATATCAGCGAGGCGCCGGTCAACTGGTGCCCCGGCCTGGGCACGGTGCTGGCCAACGAGGAGGTCACCGCCGACGGGCTGAGCGACCGGGGCAACTTCCCGGTCTTCAAGCGCAACCTGAAGCAGTGGATGATGCGGATCACGGCCTACTCCGACCGGCTGATCGCCGATCTGGACTCGCTGGACTGGCCCGAGCCGATCAAGCTGATGCAGCGCAACTGGATCGGCCGCTCGACCGGTGCGCACATCAGCTTCGCCACCCCCGGCGAGCCGATCCGGGTCTTCACCACCCGGCCCGACACCATCTTCGGCGCCACCTACATCGTGCTGGCGCCGGAGCACGAGCTGGTCGACGCCCTGGTCCCGGCCGCGTGGCCGGAGGGCACCAAGGACATCTGGACCGCCGCCGCCGAGACCCCGGCGGGTGCGGTCTCCGCCTACCGGGCCTTCGCGGGCAGCAAGTCCGATGTGGAGCGCCAGGTCGAGACGAAGGAGAAGACCGGGGTCTTCACCGGCGCCTACGCCACCAACCCGGTCAACGGGGCGCAGATCCCGATCTTCATCGCGGACTACGTCCTGGCGGGCTACGGCACCGGCGCGATCATGGCCGTCCCCGGCCAGGACGAGCGGGACTGGGCCTTCGCCGAGGCGTTCGACCTGCCGATCATCCGGACCGTCGAGCCGACGCCGGACTTCGCCGGCAAGGCGTTCACCGGTGACGGACCCGCGATCAACAGCGGCATGCTGGACGGGCTGGGCATCGCCGAGGCGAAGGCGGCCATCATCGAGTGGCTGGAGGCCAACGGGCACGGCCAGGGCGCGGTGACCTACCGGCTGCGCGACTGGCTGTTCAGCCGCCAGCGCTACTGGGGCGAGCCGTTCCCGATCGTCTACTCCGCCGACGGCGCGGCGATCGCGCTGCCCGAGTCGATGCTGCCGCTGGAGCTGCCGGAGGTCGACGACTTCTCGCCGAAGACCTTCGCCCCCGACGACGCGAACTCCTCGCCGGAGACGCCGCTGTCGCGGGCCCGCGAGTGGGTCGAGGTCACCCTGGACCTGGGCGACGGGCCGAAGCCCTACACCCGCGAGACGAACACGATGCCGCAGTGGGCGGGATCGTGCTGGTACCAGCTGCGCTACACCGATCCGACCAACACCGAGGCGTTCGTCGACCCGGCCAACGAGGCCTACTGGGTGGGCCCGCGACCGGGGCAGGAGGCGGGTGGCGTCGATCTGTATGTCGGCGGCGCCGAGCACGCCGTGCTGCACCTGCTGTATGCCCGGTTCTGGCACAAGGTGCTGTTCGACCTGGGCCACGTCAGCGGGATCGAGCCCTATTACCGCCTGTTCAACCAGGGCATGATCCAGGCGTACGCCTTCACCGACGACCGCAAGGTCTACGTGCCCGCCGCCGAGGTGGTGGAGGAGCCGCTGGGCGTCTTCACCTACAACGGCGAGAAGGTCAACCGGGAGTACGGCAAGATCGGCAAGTCGCTGAAGAACGCGGTGACCCCCGACGAGATGTGCGAGCAGTACGGTGCCGACACGTTCCGGGTCTACGAGATGTCGATGGGTCCGCTGGAGGTGTCCCGCCCCTGGGACACCCGTGCCGTCGTCGGTGCGCAGCGGTTCCTGCAGCGCGCCTGGCGCGTCGTCGTGGACGAGGAGACCGGCGCCTCGCGGGTCGTCGACGAGCCCGCCGACGAGGCGACCCGGCGGCTGCTGCACAAGACGATCGCGGGGGTCCGCGAGGACCTGGCCGAGCTGCGCTTCAACACGGCGATCGCCAAGCTGATCGAGCTGACCAACGGCCTGACCCGCCTGTCCTCGACGCCCCGGGAGGTCGCGGAGGCGCTGACGCTGATGGTGGCGCCGTTCGCGCCGCACATCGCCGAGGAGCTGTGGGGCGTGCTGGGGCACCAGGGCACGCTGGCCTACGTCGACTTCCCGGTGGCGGACCCGGCGCTGCTGGTCGAGTCGACGGTCACCTACCCCGTGCAGATCAACGGGAAGGTGCGCGGCCGGATCGAGGTCGCGGCCGACACCGCCGAGGAGTCGGTCCGGGCGGCGGCGCTGGACGCCGTCGCGACATACCTGCCCGTAGGCTCAGACCCACGCAAAGTAATCGTGGTGCCGGGCCGAATGGTGAGCATCGTCATATAG
- a CDS encoding AAA family ATPase, producing the protein MPTEEFRTATEAIVANIEQVIEGKTATVRLALAVLLAEGHLLIEDVPGVGKTKLAKALARSIDCSVRRIQFTPDLLPSDVTGVSVYNQENHDFEFKPGAVFANLVVGDEINRASPKTQSALLECMEERQVTVDGVTYPLQTPFMVIATQNPIEMEGTYPLPEAQRDRFTARIAMGYPDARAELAMLDVHAAADPLDNLGAVSDAATVRGLIATVRGVHVSEPVKQYAIALVTATRESQDLRLGASPRATLQLLRTARAVAALDGRDYVLPDDLQALAVPVLAHRIIPTADSQLSRRTTDAIVADLVHRLPVPTDRRSGTSQHYDRRR; encoded by the coding sequence ATGCCCACCGAGGAGTTCCGGACCGCGACAGAGGCCATCGTGGCCAACATCGAGCAGGTCATCGAGGGTAAGACCGCGACGGTGAGGCTGGCCCTGGCCGTCCTCCTCGCCGAAGGTCACCTGCTCATCGAGGACGTGCCCGGTGTCGGCAAGACCAAGCTGGCCAAGGCGCTCGCCCGCTCGATCGACTGCTCGGTCCGGCGGATCCAGTTCACGCCCGACCTGCTCCCCAGCGACGTCACCGGCGTCAGCGTCTACAACCAGGAGAACCACGACTTCGAGTTCAAGCCGGGCGCCGTCTTCGCCAACCTGGTGGTCGGCGACGAGATCAACCGCGCCTCGCCGAAGACCCAGTCGGCGCTGCTGGAGTGCATGGAGGAGCGGCAGGTCACCGTCGACGGCGTGACCTACCCGCTGCAGACGCCGTTCATGGTGATCGCGACGCAGAACCCGATCGAGATGGAGGGCACCTACCCCCTGCCCGAGGCTCAGCGGGACCGCTTCACCGCCCGCATCGCGATGGGCTACCCCGACGCCCGGGCCGAGCTCGCCATGCTCGACGTGCACGCTGCCGCCGACCCGCTCGACAACCTGGGCGCGGTCTCCGACGCCGCCACGGTTCGCGGCCTGATCGCGACGGTACGCGGGGTGCACGTCTCCGAGCCGGTCAAGCAGTACGCCATCGCGCTCGTCACGGCGACCCGCGAGTCGCAGGACCTCCGCCTCGGCGCCTCGCCCCGGGCCACCCTGCAACTGCTGCGCACCGCCCGTGCCGTTGCCGCCCTCGACGGCCGCGACTACGTGCTCCCCGACGACCTGCAGGCCCTCGCGGTGCCGGTGCTCGCGCACCGCATCATCCCGACGGCCGACTCGCAGCTTTCGCGGCGTACCACCGATGCGATCGTCGCGGACCTGGTGCACCGCCTGCCGGTGCCGACCGACCGCCGCTCGGGCACGAGCCAGCATTACGACCGGAGGCGCTGA